The DNA region CTCAAAGGACGCCCTTGAGGCCATCTGGAGAGGGGAAGCCTACCGCGTGGCCCGTACGGCGCTGCTGGAGGGGCGCTCCGCGCTGGAGCTCTGCAGCCAGTGCGATCACTTCGTCTGCTGAAAGGATGTGGCATGGGAAGCGCGGGAAGCAATGTGAAGAGCCGGATCACTTTCATTGCCTATTCCGCGGTATGGATTGCCTGCGGCGTTCTCCTTCCCCTTCTTTTCCACTGTTTCGGGCTTGGCAAAGCCTTTCTCCCCATGCATCTTCCCGTGATAGCGGGGGGGATGCTCATGGGGTGGCAGTACGGCCTCGTCATAGGAATGCTGACTCCCCTCATCTCCTCCTTTCTTACCGGTATGCCTCCCCTTGCCCCTCCCGTCGCTCCCGCAATGATGGTGGAGCTCTCGCTTGCAGGCGCTCTTGCCGGGGCCTGCTACCGCCCCCTGGGGAACCATGTCTATGCCGCACTGATTATCACCCTCATTTCCGCCAGGCTCATCTGGGGCCTCATGGGGTACTTCATGCTGCCCCTGCTGGGATTGAAAGGCATCGGTATCCTCTATCCCCTCACGGCCGGCCTGCTCTCGTCCCTTCCGGGCATAGCCCTGCAGATTATCCTGATACCTCCTCTCGTGTACGGGCTGGAGAGAACAGGTGTTAACAAATTCTCACAAAATTCTGCTTGACTGTTTACATGGGATCATGAGAAAATGTTTCTGTAAAGAGAAATGCCGCAGGCAGAAGAATAAAGCTCTTTTTCAAGGGCATGGGAGTGAACATTATGACAATAGGTAATTTCAGCTCTGTGGGTCAGGGACCGCAGGGGTATTACAGGACGGGCGCCTCGAAAGCCGATGAGCCGTCGCAGCCCCCCCAGGACCCTCAGCCGCCGCCGCCTCAGCCGCCGCCTCAGCCGCCGCCCGTAAAAACGGAATTCTCCCCGCTGGGCCTCGGGTACAGTATTCCTGCGTACAGCGCTGCAGCGGCCAATGCAATCGTCGGCGGCATAAGCTCACATCAGGCTGCCGCCCAGGTCGCCGCGCCTGCCACTCCCGGAGCGGCAGTACCGCCAGGAGCCGCAGGAGTCGCGCCTGAGAGCCTCATGGGCAAGATGGCTCCCTGGATGTCAGGTTTTGCCTCAGGCATGATATTCCTCAAGAGCGGTCATGAGCTTTACCAGGGGATCAAGGAAGGAAACTCGCTCAAGATAATAAGTGGCTCTCTTGATGCCGTGCTTGGCGTCTCCTGCCTCCTCACGGCTATACCGGCACTCAGCGCCTATGGAGCCCTTACCACCGGGGTGGTGCTTGGAACCAAAATCCTCACCGATGCCATCAACAATCCCGGCCACGTGAAATAGGACATTGAGCCTTCAAAAGGAGCCCCTCCCGGAGGGGCTCCTTTTTATATGCGCTGAAAGGTTTTCTCCTCTTATGGAAGAAGTAATGAGAAAACCATGAAAAAGAGAGGACCTGTGAGAAAAGAGCCTTTCACCTTGAAATTTCCCTGCCTGCCAGGCCATTCCCGCAAGGGAAGGTGCCTTCCCATCGCCCTGGCCTTCCTGGTGATTGCCGCCCTCACGCTCTCTGCCGGATGCGACAAGGAGAGAATCACCGCCGGCCTCAATGAATACGAAAAGGGCGGCGGGAAGCTGCAGGATGCCAGGTCACTGGCAGTGCTCGGCCTTGGAGGGCTGAGCGGCGAGACCGGTTCAGCCATTGCGGGATCCCTCACAAAATATCTCCGCTCTCTCGGCTATTTCACCGTAAAAGGCCCCGATGAGGCGCTCAGGGTCGCCGGAGGAACCCTTCCCGACGTGCAGAAGGAAATCGCTCCTGAAAAGGCTGTTGAGCTTGCAGGCGCTCTTGGCGTTGACTTCCTCATCTGCGGAAAAGCGGAAGGTTATTTCTTTTCCGATCTCCGCTTCAACAGGGACCTCGTGAACGCCGATACCACGGGGTACTCGGGCATATTCATAATAAGGGGCTACTGCCCCCGTCGTTTCCTGCCTGTGTGGGCCATACCCAGGCCCTTTCTTCACCGCCAGGGCTCGCTTGCGGTGACGCTCCAGGTCATTGACGGGTACTCCGGCCGCGTGGCTGCCACCGTCCCGCTCTTCATGCCGTACGACTATGACTATATGCCCGAAAGCTTTTACTACAATGAGGGAAGGCGCGACGGCCTCTACTGGTTCGACCGCCTCAAAAAATACCCCATGCCCCGGGGCGACGAGATGCTGGCAATCATGGCAGACCGCCTTTTCGAGGAGATGAGGGACCGTTTCATCCCCTGCTATATCTCAAAAGTCCGGGCCCTCCAGGAGGGGCCGGGCACCGATCTCGCAAGGCAGGGCGCCTGGGAAAAGGCTCTCAATGTCTGGAAGGAGACCCTTTCATCCCATGGCGGCGACTGGAAGCTGCTGACCAACATGGGCATCGCCGCCGAGCATGCCCTCAAGCCTTCGGAAGCTTCGACCTTCTACGAGAAAGCCATTGAGGACAGCAGCTGCTCCCCCGTGGTGAAGGATTATCTCACTGCGGCACGGAAGGCAGAAGAGGCTTCAAGGCCTCTTGAGCCCCTGGGCCTCACCCAGGGCAGCTTCCCCCATAAGATTGCCGAGGTGAAAGAGGACGGGCGCGTTTACCTCGATGCCGGCGAGGAGGCCGACATCAGGCCCGGTGACCGCTACATGATAGCAAGATACCGGACGGACTTCGCCAGGGACCTGGTCACGCCGAAGGGAGGCTACTTTTACCTCATAGGCTACCTCACCATAGAGAAGACCTACCGCGGGGTAAGCAAGGGCACCATGAGCTCCCTGGCGCCGGGAATCCTCCCCCGGAGAGGTGACTCAGCGGCGCTCTGCAGATGAGCTGAAAGAGGACGCCTATGCTCCCTCTCCCGATTGACAGCTTCCTTGGGCAGATCCTTGATTCAGTCAGAGAGAACAGTATCGTGATCGTGGAGGCGGCAGCGGGAAGCGGCAAAACCACAAGGATCCCCCCGGCGCTCATTGAAGCACTTCCCGGTAAGATCCTTATCCTGGAGCCAAGGCGCATAGCGGCCCGCTATGCTGCCAGGCGTGTTGCCTGTGAGCTGGGCGAGGACCCGGGCGCCACGGCAGGATACCAGGTGCGTTTTGAGGGTGCCCATGGCGGGGCCACCAGGCTCCTCTATCTCACTGAGGGCCTCCTTCTCAGGCAGCTTCAGGGAAATCCCACCCTTCAGGGCGTAAGCTGCGTGATCCTGGACGAGTTCCATGAGCGCCATCTCCATACCGATATGGCATTCATGGCGCTCAGGATCCTCCAGGGAAGGCTCAGGCCCGACCTGAAGCTTGTCCTCATGTCAGCCACCATCGACCGTGCAGCCCTCTCCGCGAACCTGCCCCAGGCTCCTGTCATCTCCTGCCCCGTAAAGCCTTTTCCCCTCTCCGTGGAGCACCTTCAGCACGCCGACGATTCCCCCCTTCATCACCAGGTGAGGCATGCCGTCAAAGAGCTTTTCCCGAAAGCCAGCCCGCCGGGAAATATCCTCGTGTTTCTTCCCGGCGCGGCCGAGATAAGGGCTTCAATGGAGGCTCTGAGTGATTATGCAGCGGCCCAGGGGGCCCTTCTCCTTGAGCTGCGCTCGGAGATTCCCCTTGCCGGGCAGGAGAAGGTCTTCACCCCCCAGGGGAAGCGGAAGATCATCCTCTCGACAAATGTGGCCGAGACAGGCGTCACTGTCGAGGGCGTCACGGCCGTCGTTGACTCAGGCCTTGCCCGCATTGCCGGCTTTGCGCACTGGAGCGGTCTTCCCACCCTCACGGTGAGGCCTGTGAGCCAGGCCTCGGCGCTCCAGAGGGCCGGCCGTGCCGCCAGAACGGCGCCGGGAACAGTGAAAAGGCTTTTTACGCTCCATGACTTCACCAGGAGGCCACCTTTTGAGAAGCCCGAGATAGAGCGATGCGACCTCTCGCAGGGATTGCTTGACCTTGCCTCATTCGCTGAAAAGCTCGGCCTCCGGGAGCCCCTGCATGGAAAGCTTCCATGGCTTCAGGCACCTCCCGGTGATCTCATGGACGCGGCACTGAAGCTGCTCTCCATGCTGGGCGCTCTTGACGGCAGGGGAAGCATTACCGAAACAGGACGCCTCATGGCAGAGCTCCCGCTCCATCCAAGGCTCGCACGGGCCGTCGTCGAAGGCCGTAAACTGGGCGCAGCGCCCCAGGTGCTCGCTGCCGCCGCCCTCATTTCCGAGGGGATGCTTCTGCTGAGGGATGAGGATCCGGGCGTCATAGCCGCAGGAGACGTGAGCTTCCAGCGTGATGCCCTGGCGGCATTTGAAGAGAGAAAGCTTCCTCCCTCTATTGCGCGGCTCGTTGACAACCGCAGGGCGACGAGGATAAGGCTCTCTCTCAGGGAGCTCTGCCGCCTTGAGGGATGCTCTTACAGAGAAGCCCTGGCGCCCCTTTCCGATGAGAAGCTTGCCGAGGCTCTCATGGCGGGCTTCCCCGACAGGGTGGCCCAGGCAAGGCGCACGGGGAAAAGGGGTGCTGGGCGCAGGGAGCTCAATTTCTGCCAGGGAGGAGGCGGCATCCTCTCAGGCGAGAGCGTGGTGAAACAGTCCCAGTGGCTTCTGGCCATAGAGGCAGACGAGAAGAGCCGCAATGCCGCTTCGGCCCTCAGGATCAGGACAGCCCAGGAGGTGCCGCCGGAGCTCCTTGTGCTCTCGGGCCCGCCCTTCCTGAGCGAGAAAGAGCATTGCCTCTGGGATGACGGAAACGAGCGGGTCCGCTGCAGCAGGATCCTTTCTTATGGGGAGCTGGTGCTTGAGGAACGGGCGCCTGTGCCGCCGGAAGGCCCTGCCTCCGAAGTGCTCCTGAAGGAGCTCAGGCGGGGCTGGCCCCGCCCCTTTGATAGCGAAAGCGCCCTTGCCTCCTATGACGCGCGAAGGGACCTGGCACAGGCATGGGGAATTTCTCTTGACTTTCCTGACCTCAAGGGAGCCCTTTTTGAGGAGCTGCTGCGCTCCCTGGCCAGGGGGAAAAAGGGCTTTGCCGAGATAAGGTCCAGGCCGCTTGAGGACTATATCGACGAGTTTCTCTCGCCTGAGATGAAAAAGGCCCTCTCATCCCATGCTCCCCTTCATATCTCAATAGGGACAAGAAAGAGCGTCAGGATCTCCTACGAGAAGGGGAAGGCTCCCTCGGTGGCGGCACCCCTCCAGGATTTCTTCGGTATGAAGGCCACGCCTCTCATCGGCTGCGGCGCCACACCCCTCGTGGTGCACCTGCGTGCCCCCAACGGCCGTGACGTGCAGGTCACCTCCGACCTTGCCGGGTTCTGGGAGAAGACCTACCCTTCCGTCAGGAGAGAGCTTTCACGGCGCTATCCCCGCCACTACTGGCCGGAGAATCCCCTTGAAGCAGCGCCGCGGCGGCCTGCTAAGAGGCGCTGAGGCTCCGTCAACAGCACCTGCGGGCTCAGTTCATAGGATAGGGGAAATACATCAAAGATGCTTTGCCGCTGTTGGCATTATCCTTGAAGGCAAGATAAAGCACGCCGCTGTAAATATGGAGAGAGGTGCTTCCTGCCCCTCCAGGAGAAAAGCCTTGCTGGCCGAGATATTTCCATATTCCAAGATCATAGGCCATCACTGAGGCCTTTCCTGAGACCGACCGGTCAGAGAACGCCACGTAAGGGGTCCCACGGTAGACCTGGAGGGAGACCGCGTTTACCTCTGAAGCCGAGAAAGCGATGCCGGGGCCCATGCCCTCCCAGGCCCCTTCACGTAATCTCATCACCAAGGGGCTCCCGCCATTGGCGTTATCCTTGAAGGCTATGTAGGCGACGCCGTCAGGGATGGCAAGGCATATGCACTCGACTTCTCCCGCCGAACAGCCCGGAAGGCCCACGTATTCCCAGGTATTCCCGCTGTATTTCATGACGGTGGCCTTGTTGCCGTACCCCTGGTCAACGAAGGCCACGTAAGGTGTTCCCTCGTAGACCTTCAGCATGAGGTTGCTGGCTGACCCGCCAACAGCGGCATTAATAGTGCCTATCTGCTGCCAGGCTCCCCCTGAATAATACCACACTGAGGGCTTCCTGCCGTTGGCCACATCGACAAAGCCTACGTAGGGGACCCCGTTGTGAATGGCAATGGACGGCGACTCCACGGCGCCGGGGGAGAAACCTGCAGCGCCATAAAGAGCCCAGCCGTTGACATCATATTTCATTACCGTGGCCTTGCCGGCGTTGGCGCCGTCAATAAAAGCCACGTAAGGGACGCTGCTCTGAATGGCAAGCGACGGAGAGGTGCAGGATCCTGCCGAGAAACCTGCCGCCCCCAGGGCTGTCCAGGCGCCTCCCTGGTACTTCATGACCGTCGCCTTGTTGTTATTATTATTATCGGTAAAGGCTACGCAGGGAGCGCTTCCCTGGAAGGCAAGGGAGGTGTGCTCAACAGCGCCCGGCGAGAAACCATAGGAGCCCAGAACTTTCCAGTACATGTCGGAACCGGCGAAATTTAAAGGTACCGAGGAATCTCCTCCTGTCGAGGTGCACCCTCCCGCGAGGAAAAGCGTGAAAACCATCAGAAACAGGGCAATAAAAGCTCTCTGTACAGGCAGCATTGAAAACCTCCTTTGGTATGGTGAGGCCCCCACCCGGCGAAAATCAGGGGCATACCTGCTCTTAATTATATGCCCTTCCGGGAAAATCCTCTCGGGCCTCCCGGGGGAAAATTGGCATGGTTATCCCCGGGTCTCCCCGTCGGGCCTCTCGCCGTAATACTGGTAGTAGTTCACTTTAATTTTGCCGTTAAAAAGCTTTCTCACCCTGTCGGGCCGGGCCCGCTTGAAGTAGTTGGGAAAAAGCTCGTCCGCGGTCAGGATGTAGACGGACCAGCCGTTCTTCTTCTTGAACATCTTGTGAATGGTGATATAAATCTCGTTAATCTCCTTGAAGTCGGCCATTCTCATCCCGTAAGGGGGATTCGATATCATGATGCCGTAATGCTTGTCAATCCAGAGGTCCTTGATATCCTTTCTCTCAAAGGTGATGTCTTTCTCGACGCCGGCGTTCCTGGCATTGATTCTGCATGCCTCTATGCACTTTTCATCGATATCGTACCCGAATATCCTGAGCTCCCCTCCGGTGATTATGGCTTCGCGTGCCGAGCGCCTCGCGTCGCTCCAGGCATTCACGCTGAACTGGGGCCACTCTTCCGAGGCGAACTCCCTTGTAAGTCCCGGCGCGATATTTCTGGCTATCAGAGCCGCCTCCGTCAGGATTGTCCCTGAGCCGCAGAGCGGATCCACAAGGAGCCTCTCCCTGTCATAGTAGCTCAGCTGCACCAGGGCCGCTGCCAGGGTCTCCTTGAGCGGCGCCTCTCCCCATTTCTTACGGTATCCTCTCTTGTGAAGGCCCGTCCCAGATGTGTCAATCGTGAGAAGGGCTATATCGCTGTGCATAGCCACCTGTATGGTGTACTCGGCGCCTGTCTCCTCGAACCATTCTACATGGTATTTGCTTTTCAGCTTCTCGACGACGGCCTTTTTGACGATTGCCTGGCAGGCCCTTATGCTTCCCAGCGTTGACTTTACGGCCTTCCCCTTCACGGTGAATTTCGCTCTTTCCGTGATGTACTGTTCCCAGGGGAGGGCCCGGGTCTCTTCGAAAAGCTCTTCAAAGGTGAGGGCCTTGAACTCCCCCATCTTCAGCAGGAGCCTGTCGCTGCTCCTGAGCCAGAGGTTCAGCTTCGGTATGTCATCAAAGGGTGCCTGAAATTCAACTCTCCCCTCAGCCCCTTTGAGATCGTCATAGCCAAGGGCCTTGAGCTCGTTCTTCACCACTTTCTCCACGCCGAAGGTGGCCGTGGCGATCAGGGTCACTGTGGCCTCTCCTCCCTGGCTCTCTTCGGGAAGCGCGGCATCTGAGTTCTGTTCTGAAGGCGGGCTCACTTGTTCCTCTTTCCTGCGGGGAGGGGCTTTACCTGGCGGTCTTTTTTTCCAGTGCCTCTACACGCTTTTTCGCATCCGCCAGCTCGTGGCACTCGGAATCAGGCGGCTTGAGCTGAATAAACTGCCTGAGGGTCTGAAGCGCATCCTGGAATCTGTCGATCCTCTGCTGCAGGACGCCCTTGCGGTAAAAGGCAAGCTCTGCCCCTGGATCGAGCTCGATAGCCTTATCGAAGGCTTTCAAGGCATCACTGAATTTTGTCATCTTGGCGAGGAGCGTCCCTTTGCGGGTCCAGGTATCGGAGCTCCCGGGATCAAGCTCTATGGCTTTTTCATAGTGGGTAAGGGCTTCATCATCACGCCCCACGCCTTCGAGGCCGTACCCTTTCGACACCCAGGCCCGGGGATCTTCAGGATTGCGCTGCAGGGTCATATCGAAAAAGGCGAGGAAGTCCTCAGGTCCGGCGTGAGCAAGGCGATCAAGCCATGTCTGGGGCTTTTCCTCCTTGTGCTCCGGGGCAGGTTTCCTCTCCGGTGCAGGCTTGCTCTCCGGTGCCGGCTTGCTCTCCGAGGCCGGCTTGCTCTCCGGTGCTGGTTTACTTTCCGGGGCCGGTGGTGCGGCCTCTTTTTTTCTCGTGGAGAGGCGCTCGCGGGCGTGCTCCTTCTGGGGCTCCAGCTCTTCGCCAGGATTCAGGGAGAGGAACTTCTCATAGGATTCCATGGCGTCATGAGTGCGTCCCAGTTTCTCCTCGGACTGCCCCGTCGAGAACCAGGCGACGGCAAAGCCGGCATTGAGGTCCAGGCATCTCCTGAAGCAGCGGATCGCCTCTTCAATCTGGTTCCAGGACTTCGATCCCCTGCTGGAGGGCGGCGTCGCGTTGAGAGCGTCGAGGGCGTTCCCTTTCAGGAACCACAGCTCGGCGCTCTCTCCATGGTGCTCCAGCGCCCGGTCAATGAAGCCGAGACTTTCCTCCCACCGGTCGCTGCCCTGGAGGACCGAGGCCTTCAGAAGCCATGCATCCTGGGAGCGGGGATCTGTCTGCAGCACCTGGTCAAGCACGGCAAGAGCATCGTCGGTCTGGCCCTGGTCCAGCAGTGTCTGGCTCTGAAGGAGCAGCTCATTGGTTCCCTGAGGTGAGGACAGCGCCGCTCCGCAGGAGTGGCATTTCGCCTCTCCGTCTCCATTCACGGTCCCGCAGCCTTTGCAGATTATGGCCATCTGCCCTGCCCCCTTCCATAGGGATACTCTCTTCCTCTTTTACACCACCGGGGATTTTTTCCTGCCTCGGCCTGTACCCTCTTAGTGACATATAAAGGGGAATCGGGCATTCCGCAGAAATGCTTCAATGAAAATCATCGTGTTCAGGAGGAGGGGCCATGAAGATCATCGCTCTGGAAGAGGGCTTTGTCACGGAGAAGGTCACAGGATCACTTACCGATACGGATGTGGTGAAAATGACCATTGATGCGTCTGCGGAGCTCATAGGCACCGATGTGATCAAGGCTTACCTTGACCTGGGAGAGGGGCGCATTGCCGCGATGGACGAGGCGGGTATCACCATGCAGGTCCTCTCATATTCGGGTCCGCATATTTCCGATGCGGAAGAGGCTCTTCGGAGAGCCACTGAGGCAAACAACCTGGCTGCTGAAGCGGTAAAAAGACACCCTGAGCGCTTCGCGGCATTTGCCACCCTGCCCCTTGGGGATCCGAAAGCGGCTGTCGCGGAGTTTGAAAGGACTGTCACCAGGCTTGGCTTTGTGGGCGCCCTCATATCCGGCACGGTGAGCGGCGAGTTTCTGGATGACAGGAAATACTGGCCTGTCTTTGAATGCGCCCAGGCGCTCAATGTGCCGATCTACCTCCATCCGGGCTTCCCCCTCCCCTCGCTGATGGAGACGTATTTTAAGGGGCACGAGGAGCTCGCGGCCCCGGTCTGGGGCTTCATGGTGGATGCAAGCTGCCATTTTCTGAGGATACTTGCCGCCGGGGTATTTGATCATTTCCCGGGGCTCAGGATAAT from Candidatus Eremiobacterota bacterium includes:
- a CDS encoding amidohydrolase family protein; this translates as MKIIALEEGFVTEKVTGSLTDTDVVKMTIDASAELIGTDVIKAYLDLGEGRIAAMDEAGITMQVLSYSGPHISDAEEALRRATEANNLAAEAVKRHPERFAAFATLPLGDPKAAVAEFERTVTRLGFVGALISGTVSGEFLDDRKYWPVFECAQALNVPIYLHPGFPLPSLMETYFKGHEELAAPVWGFMVDASCHFLRILAAGVFDHFPGLRIILGHLGESIPYNLERIDNRLSLFARQRKLKKSPAEYIREHMLVTTSGNFSPQSVLCAIGTIGVDNVLFSVDWPNESNRAGVDFLTHLPVSRPDLEKIAWKNARRVLGLK
- a CDS encoding class I SAM-dependent RNA methyltransferase encodes the protein MTLIATATFGVEKVVKNELKALGYDDLKGAEGRVEFQAPFDDIPKLNLWLRSSDRLLLKMGEFKALTFEELFEETRALPWEQYITERAKFTVKGKAVKSTLGSIRACQAIVKKAVVEKLKSKYHVEWFEETGAEYTIQVAMHSDIALLTIDTSGTGLHKRGYRKKWGEAPLKETLAAALVQLSYYDRERLLVDPLCGSGTILTEAALIARNIAPGLTREFASEEWPQFSVNAWSDARRSAREAIITGGELRIFGYDIDEKCIEACRINARNAGVEKDITFERKDIKDLWIDKHYGIMISNPPYGMRMADFKEINEIYITIHKMFKKKNGWSVYILTADELFPNYFKRARPDRVRKLFNGKIKVNYYQYYGERPDGETRG
- a CDS encoding tetratricopeptide repeat protein; protein product: MAIICKGCGTVNGDGEAKCHSCGAALSSPQGTNELLLQSQTLLDQGQTDDALAVLDQVLQTDPRSQDAWLLKASVLQGSDRWEESLGFIDRALEHHGESAELWFLKGNALDALNATPPSSRGSKSWNQIEEAIRCFRRCLDLNAGFAVAWFSTGQSEEKLGRTHDAMESYEKFLSLNPGEELEPQKEHARERLSTRKKEAAPPAPESKPAPESKPASESKPAPESKPAPERKPAPEHKEEKPQTWLDRLAHAGPEDFLAFFDMTLQRNPEDPRAWVSKGYGLEGVGRDDEALTHYEKAIELDPGSSDTWTRKGTLLAKMTKFSDALKAFDKAIELDPGAELAFYRKGVLQQRIDRFQDALQTLRQFIQLKPPDSECHELADAKKRVEALEKKTAR
- the hrpB gene encoding ATP-dependent helicase HrpB, with protein sequence MLPLPIDSFLGQILDSVRENSIVIVEAAAGSGKTTRIPPALIEALPGKILILEPRRIAARYAARRVACELGEDPGATAGYQVRFEGAHGGATRLLYLTEGLLLRQLQGNPTLQGVSCVILDEFHERHLHTDMAFMALRILQGRLRPDLKLVLMSATIDRAALSANLPQAPVISCPVKPFPLSVEHLQHADDSPLHHQVRHAVKELFPKASPPGNILVFLPGAAEIRASMEALSDYAAAQGALLLELRSEIPLAGQEKVFTPQGKRKIILSTNVAETGVTVEGVTAVVDSGLARIAGFAHWSGLPTLTVRPVSQASALQRAGRAARTAPGTVKRLFTLHDFTRRPPFEKPEIERCDLSQGLLDLASFAEKLGLREPLHGKLPWLQAPPGDLMDAALKLLSMLGALDGRGSITETGRLMAELPLHPRLARAVVEGRKLGAAPQVLAAAALISEGMLLLRDEDPGVIAAGDVSFQRDALAAFEERKLPPSIARLVDNRRATRIRLSLRELCRLEGCSYREALAPLSDEKLAEALMAGFPDRVAQARRTGKRGAGRRELNFCQGGGGILSGESVVKQSQWLLAIEADEKSRNAASALRIRTAQEVPPELLVLSGPPFLSEKEHCLWDDGNERVRCSRILSYGELVLEERAPVPPEGPASEVLLKELRRGWPRPFDSESALASYDARRDLAQAWGISLDFPDLKGALFEELLRSLARGKKGFAEIRSRPLEDYIDEFLSPEMKKALSSHAPLHISIGTRKSVRISYEKGKAPSVAAPLQDFFGMKATPLIGCGATPLVVHLRAPNGRDVQVTSDLAGFWEKTYPSVRRELSRRYPRHYWPENPLEAAPRRPAKRR
- a CDS encoding ECF transporter S component; this translates as MGSAGSNVKSRITFIAYSAVWIACGVLLPLLFHCFGLGKAFLPMHLPVIAGGMLMGWQYGLVIGMLTPLISSFLTGMPPLAPPVAPAMMVELSLAGALAGACYRPLGNHVYAALIITLISARLIWGLMGYFMLPLLGLKGIGILYPLTAGLLSSLPGIALQIILIPPLVYGLERTGVNKFSQNSA